The Misgurnus anguillicaudatus chromosome 21, ASM2758022v2, whole genome shotgun sequence genome includes a window with the following:
- the LOC129442763 gene encoding putative C-type lectin domain family 20 member A codes for MKATVSIYLFLCLCGLSFSFKRIHFYVPQGMQWNDAQMYCRKHYYDLSTTTTQERMEISSNHKDSVYVWVGAYLNPLNSSEWIWSGGEKEPVENWSFEEPNNLGNEKCALLITPNLINDRCDATHSFYCMDYFEPIVVHENKTWEEALDYCRQNYVDLVSITSEWKMVEVIKNITTSQTAYVWTGLRFLSEYWFWVSGDDVEYKAWSTEGELQCPPRNLKCGALDIVKKVWKPTDCEERLNFVCIKN; via the coding sequence ATGAAGGCAACTGTTTCAATATATCTGTTCCTGTGCCTCTGTGGACTGAGCTTCAGTTTCAAGAGAATACACTTCTATGTGCCACAGGGAATGCAATGGAATGATGCCCAGATGTACTGCAGAAAGCATTATTATGATTTGTCCACTACTACCACACAAGAAAGGATGGAGATCTCCAGTAACCACAAGGATTCTGTTTATGTTTGGGTTGGGGCATACCTAAATCCTTTAAACTCATCAGAATGGATTTGGTCTGGAGGTGAGAAAGAACCAGTTGAAAATTGGAGTTTTGAAGAACCAAACAATCTGGGTAATGAGAAATGCGCCTTACTAATAACACCTAATCTGATCAATGATCGGTGCGATGCGACTCATTCGTTTTATTGTATGGACTACTTTGAACCGATAGTGGTACATGAGAATAAGACATGGGAAGAGGCTCTGGACTACTGCAGACAAAACTACGTTGATCTTGTCAGTATCACCTCTGAGTGGAAAATGGTAGAGGTGATAAAAAACATCACAACATCACAGACAGCTTATGTATGGACTGGACTACGATTTTTATCTGAATATTGGTTCTGGGTCAGTGGTGATGATGTTGAATATAAAGCCTGGTCTACGGAGGGAGAGCTCCAGTGCCCTCCCAGAAATCTCAAGTGTGGAGCTTTGGATATAGTAAAAAAGGTTTGGAAACCTACAGACTGTGAGGAGAGATTAAACTTTGTCTGTATTAAGAATTAA
- the LOC129454162 gene encoding macrophage mannose receptor 1-like: MKATVSIYLFLCLCGLSSSFYRRHFYVEDQMNWNDAQTYCREHYDDLSTITTQEAMEIFSNQKDSVWVWVGAYKNPLNSLEWIWSGGEKEPIENWSVGEPNNLGNEKCALLITPNLLNDWCDKTYSFYCMDYFEPIVVHESKTWEEALDDCRQNYIDLVSITSERNMAEVIKNITTSQTAYVWTGLRFLAGHWFWVSGDDVGYKAWSTEGELQCPPRNLKCGALDIVNKVWKPTDCEEKLNFVCIKK, encoded by the coding sequence ATGAAGGCAACTGTTTCTATATATCTGTTCCTGTGCCTCTGTGGACTGAGCTCCAGTTTCTACAGAAGACACTTCTATGTGGAAGACCAAATGAACTGGAATGATGCGCAGACGTACTGCAGAGAGCATTATGATGATTTGTCCACTATTACCACACAAGAAGCGATGGAGATCTTCAGTAACCAAAAGGATTCTGTTTGGGTTTGGGTTGGGGCATACAAAAATCCTTTAAACTCATTAGAATGGATTTGGTCTGGAGGTGAGAAAGAACCAATTGAAAATTGGAGTGTTGGAGAACCAAACAATCTGGGTAATGAGAAATGCGCCTTACTAATAACACCTAATCTGCTCAATGATTGGTGCGATAAGACTTATTCGTTTTATTGTATGGACTACTTTGAACCGATAGTGGTACATGAGAGTAAGACATGGGAAGAGGCTCTGGACGACTGCAGACAAAACTACATTGATCTTGTCAGTATCACCTCTGAGAGGAATATGGCAGAGGTGATAAAAAACATCACAACATCACAGACGGCTTATGTATGGACTGGACTACGATTTTTAGCTGGACATTGGTTCTGGGTCAGTGGTGATGATGTTGGATATAAAGCCTGGTCTACGGAGGGAGAGCTCCAGTGCCCTCCCAGAAATCTCAAGTGTGGAGCTTTGGATATAGTAAATAAAGTTTGGAAACCTACAGACTGTGAGGAGAAATTAAACTTCGTCTGtattaagaaataa